One part of the Melospiza melodia melodia isolate bMelMel2 chromosome 3, bMelMel2.pri, whole genome shotgun sequence genome encodes these proteins:
- the SIX3 gene encoding homeobox protein SIX3 produces the protein MVFRSPLELYPTHFFLPNFAADPHHRSLLLASGGGGGGSGSGSGCSPGAGGGGGGSSRAPHEELSMFQLPTLNFSPEQVASVCETLEETGDIERLGRFLWSLPVAPGACEAINKHESILRARAVVAFHTGNFRDLYHILENHKFTKESHGKLQAMWLEAHYQEAEKLRGRPLGPVDKYRVRKKFPLPRTIWDGEQKTHCFKERTRSLLREWYLQDPYPNPSKKRELAQATGLTPTQVGNWFKNRRQRDRAAAAKNRLQHQAIGQSGMRSLAEPGCPTHSSAESPSTAASPTTSVSSLTERAETGTSILSVTSSDSECDV, from the exons ATGGTGTTCAGGTCCCCGCTAGAGCTTTATCCCACCCATTTCTTCTTGCCAAACTTCGCCGCCGATCCGCACCACCGCTCCCTCCTTCTcgccagcggcggcggcggcggcggcagcggcagcggctcGGGCTGCAGCCCCGGTGCCGGCGGCGGTGGAGGCGGCAGCTCCCGGGCACCCCACGAAGAGTTGTCAATGTTTCAGCTGCCCACACTCAACTTCTCCCCGGAGCAAGTGGCCAGCGTCTGCGAGacgctggaggagactggagacATAGAAAGGCTGGGGAGGTTCCTCTGGTCGCTGCCGGTGGCGCCGGGGGCATGCGAGGCCATCAACAAGCACGAGTCCATCCTCCGCGCCCGGGCGGTGGTGGCCTTCCACACGGGCAACTTCCGAGACCTCTACCACATCCTGGAGAACCACAAATTCACCAAGGAGTCCCACGGCAAGTTGCAGGCCATGTGGCTCGAAGCGCACTACCAGGAGGCCGAGAAGCTAAGGGGTCGCCCGCTGGGGCCGGTTGATAAATACAGGGTGAGGAAGAAGTTTCCGCTGCCCAGGACCATTTGGGATGGCGAGCAGAAGACGCACTGCTTCAAGGAGAGGACTCGCAGCCTCCTGAGGGAGTGGTACCTGCAGGACCCTTACCCCAACCCCAGCAAGAAAAGGGAACTGGCTCAGGCCACGGGGCTCACCCCCACGCAAGTAGGCAACTGGTTCAAAAACCGAAGGCAAAGAGACAGAGCGGCGGCGGCTAAGAACAG GCTCCAGCACCAGGCGATAGGACAGAGCGGCATGCGGTCGCTGGCAGAGCCCGGCTGCCCGACACACAGCTCGGCCGAGTCTCCGTCCACGGCGGCCAGCCCGACCACCAGCGTCTCCAGTTTGACAGAAAGAGCCGAGACGGGCACCTCCATCCTCTCGGTAACCTCCAGCGACTCGGAATGTGATGTATGA